Proteins from a genomic interval of Stenotrophomonas maltophilia:
- the msrB gene encoding peptide-methionine (R)-S-oxide reductase MsrB, translated as MSLSRRHLLGLGGVATAAGLFGLGACSRAAPAAAEARPSRQFEVMHSDAQWRQQLTPAQYAVLRQQATERPYSSPLNQEHRQGTFACAGCALPLFSSSTKFESGTGWPSFWAPLHNAIGEDRDITFGMLRVEVHCRRCGGHLGHVFNDGPRPTGLRYCMNGAAMVFVPGAAEGGTADGWRVPVGSSPASGA; from the coding sequence ATGTCCCTGTCCCGCCGCCATCTGCTGGGCCTGGGCGGTGTTGCCACCGCCGCCGGCCTGTTCGGCCTGGGGGCCTGCAGCCGCGCCGCCCCGGCGGCCGCCGAAGCGCGCCCGTCGCGACAGTTCGAGGTCATGCACAGCGATGCGCAGTGGCGCCAGCAGCTGACCCCGGCGCAGTACGCGGTGCTGCGCCAGCAGGCCACCGAGCGCCCGTACAGCAGCCCGCTCAACCAGGAACACCGGCAGGGCACTTTCGCCTGCGCAGGCTGCGCGCTGCCGCTGTTCTCCTCCTCCACCAAGTTCGAGAGCGGCACCGGCTGGCCCAGCTTCTGGGCGCCGCTGCACAACGCCATCGGCGAAGACCGCGACATCACCTTCGGGATGCTGCGGGTAGAGGTGCACTGCCGCCGCTGCGGTGGCCACCTCGGCCATGTGTTCAACGACGGCCCGCGCCCGACCGGGCTGCGCTACTGCATGAATGGTGCGGCGATGGTGTTCGTTCCCGGTGCCGCCGAGGGCGGCACTGCCGATGGCTGGCGGGTGCCGGTCGGTTCTTCCCCTGCTTCCGGAGCCTGA
- a CDS encoding response regulator transcription factor has translation MSTKRVLIVEDDAHIADLLRMHLGDEGYDVAHAASGDAGLRLLEQDGPWDALVLDVMLPGVDGLQVCQRARAMARYVPIIIISARGSETQRIVGLELGADDYLAKPFSMPELVARVRALLRRAEAMAQSARIDAGAIELGGLQLDPVARTASVDGNPLELTPREFDLLLFFARHPDQVFARMELLNQVWGYQHDGYEHTVNTHINRLRSKIEPDPANPRRLLTVWGRGYKLVDPAGAAA, from the coding sequence ATGTCGACCAAACGCGTGCTGATCGTTGAAGACGATGCCCACATCGCCGACCTGCTGCGCATGCATCTGGGCGATGAGGGTTACGACGTCGCCCATGCCGCCAGTGGCGATGCCGGCCTGCGCCTGCTTGAGCAGGACGGCCCGTGGGATGCGCTGGTGCTGGACGTGATGCTGCCCGGCGTGGACGGCCTGCAGGTCTGCCAGCGTGCACGCGCGATGGCGCGCTATGTGCCGATCATCATCATCAGCGCGCGCGGCAGCGAAACCCAGCGCATCGTCGGCCTGGAACTGGGTGCGGATGACTACCTGGCCAAGCCCTTCTCGATGCCGGAACTGGTGGCACGGGTGCGCGCATTGCTGCGCCGCGCCGAGGCGATGGCGCAGAGCGCACGCATCGATGCCGGCGCGATCGAGCTGGGTGGGCTGCAGCTGGACCCGGTTGCACGCACCGCCTCGGTGGATGGCAACCCATTGGAGCTGACCCCGCGCGAGTTCGACCTGCTGCTGTTCTTCGCCCGCCATCCAGACCAGGTGTTCGCACGCATGGAACTGCTCAACCAGGTCTGGGGCTACCAGCACGACGGTTACGAGCACACGGTCAACACCCACATCAATCGGCTGCGCAGCAAGATCGAGCCGGACCCGGCCAACCCGCGGCGCCTGCTGACGGTGTGGGGACGCGGCTACAAGCTGGTCGATCCGGCCGGGGCGGCGGCATGA
- a CDS encoding sensor histidine kinase, producing MIKPNLWQKLAAVIAALMLMCCMALLALQMRANTRHEQEVVQRLSLGLAEHIAQRSELMDTSGMRDAAVRALFGQLMAVNPSVEVYLLDDQGRILGHDAPSGHLVRNRVDVAPLRRLLAGAPLPILGDDPRSADGRKVFSAAPLIVQGRQAGYVYVVLVGEHRQMLSDDLAAGSQWNTTLWSVMLVGSLGLLAGLVAFYWVTRPLRRLTRRIQAFDMDAPTPLPAPEPLRPGERDELVILEHAHAQMAQRLGEQWQQLRQQDLQRRELVANISHDLRTPLSSLHGYLETLALKDATLSPDERRRYLGIALAQSAKVGRLARALFELARLEHGEVRLEWEVFALPELLQDVLQKFELAAQARNQRLLAEFPPGLPLVRADLGLVERVLTNLLDNALRHAPDGGRIEVRLRATPDSVEVSVADDGPGVAPALRTQLFQAPAALGARRGENGGLGLLIVQRIVQLHGRRIELRDSERGALFVFALPRAEPAA from the coding sequence ATGATCAAGCCGAACCTGTGGCAGAAGCTGGCGGCGGTGATCGCCGCGCTGATGCTGATGTGCTGCATGGCGTTGCTGGCGCTGCAGATGCGTGCCAATACCCGCCACGAGCAGGAAGTGGTGCAGCGGTTGTCGCTGGGCCTGGCCGAGCACATCGCCCAGCGCAGCGAGCTGATGGATACCAGCGGCATGCGTGATGCCGCGGTGCGCGCGCTGTTCGGCCAGCTGATGGCGGTCAACCCCAGCGTCGAGGTCTACCTGCTGGACGACCAGGGTCGCATCCTTGGCCACGATGCACCCAGTGGGCATCTGGTGCGCAACCGGGTGGACGTGGCACCGCTGCGCCGGCTGCTGGCCGGTGCACCGTTGCCGATCCTCGGCGATGACCCGCGCAGCGCGGATGGCCGCAAGGTGTTCAGTGCCGCGCCGCTGATCGTGCAGGGTCGCCAGGCTGGCTATGTGTACGTGGTGCTGGTCGGCGAACACCGCCAGATGTTGTCCGACGACCTTGCCGCCGGCAGCCAGTGGAACACCACGCTGTGGTCGGTGATGCTGGTCGGCAGCCTGGGCCTGCTGGCCGGGCTGGTAGCGTTCTACTGGGTGACCCGTCCGCTGCGGCGGCTGACCCGGCGCATCCAGGCCTTCGACATGGATGCACCCACGCCGTTGCCGGCGCCGGAGCCGCTGCGCCCCGGTGAGCGCGACGAGCTGGTGATCCTGGAACACGCGCACGCGCAGATGGCACAGCGGCTGGGCGAGCAATGGCAGCAGCTGCGCCAGCAGGACCTGCAGCGGCGCGAGCTGGTCGCCAATATTTCGCACGACCTGCGCACGCCGCTGTCGTCGCTGCACGGCTACCTGGAAACGCTGGCGTTGAAGGATGCCACGCTGTCACCGGACGAGCGCCGCCGCTATCTTGGCATCGCCCTGGCGCAGAGTGCCAAGGTCGGTCGGCTGGCACGCGCGCTGTTCGAGCTGGCGCGGCTGGAGCACGGCGAAGTGCGGCTGGAGTGGGAAGTGTTCGCGCTGCCGGAGCTGCTGCAGGACGTGCTGCAGAAGTTCGAGCTGGCGGCGCAGGCGCGCAACCAGCGCCTGCTCGCGGAGTTCCCGCCAGGCCTGCCGCTGGTGCGCGCCGATCTGGGCCTGGTCGAGCGGGTGCTGACCAACCTGCTCGACAACGCGCTGCGGCATGCGCCCGACGGTGGCCGGATCGAGGTGCGTCTGCGCGCGACGCCGGACAGCGTGGAAGTGAGCGTGGCCGATGATGGTCCTGGTGTTGCCCCTGCACTGCGCACACAGCTGTTCCAGGCACCGGCCGCGCTGGGCGCGCGACGTGGCGAGAACGGCGGGTTGGGCCTGCTGATCGTGCAGCGCATCGTGCAGCTGCACGGCCGTCGCATCGAACTGCGTGACAGCGAGCGCGGCGCGCTGTTCGTGTTTGCGTTGCCGCGCGCGGAACCGGCAGCCTAG
- a CDS encoding ATP-binding protein, producing the protein MKRTPSAMRGHAFHFLRYGIGFLVAHLLLIVLGLWAWDALLEDRTEAGLQAEMRGTHALLQHRFAETPREQWPTLARQLDADFAYALRMVPLAEAMKELPASQRPPFNNGRVQIDLEHMRSLQRIGDSDYAVMLGPLDEALPDEGWQDSEVSGVAILLLILMVAVALPMYVMVYRLWRDVSQLAQAARQMRDGQLDTRAPRAGTALVRPLANAFNHMAEQLQQLLESQRVLAQAVAHEVRTPLARMRFGLADLEDTALDEIQRDALGGLRTDVDRLQHLTDAGVEYAALGRCHQLTRQRLQLAALVRGVVAQFAPLPMPVQQALSPVGLVNVNRHMLELALRNLLGNALRYARRQIRIASTVNDGWLCLQVEDDGPGIAPELRGQVLQPYVRLDPGSPGFGLGLALVQVVADKHGGHVEVTDSELGGACIRLHLPLESGGVVECEAAC; encoded by the coding sequence ATGAAGCGCACGCCCTCGGCGATGCGCGGCCACGCCTTCCACTTCCTGCGCTACGGCATCGGTTTCCTGGTCGCCCACCTGCTGCTGATCGTGCTGGGCCTGTGGGCCTGGGACGCGCTGCTGGAAGACCGCACCGAAGCCGGGCTCCAGGCCGAAATGCGTGGCACCCATGCCCTGCTGCAGCACCGCTTCGCCGAAACCCCGCGCGAGCAGTGGCCGACGCTGGCGCGCCAACTGGACGCTGATTTCGCCTATGCCCTGCGCATGGTGCCGTTGGCCGAGGCGATGAAGGAGCTGCCGGCCAGCCAGCGTCCCCCCTTCAACAACGGCCGCGTGCAGATCGACCTGGAGCACATGCGCAGCCTTCAGCGGATCGGCGACAGCGACTACGCGGTGATGCTGGGGCCGTTGGACGAAGCGCTGCCCGACGAGGGCTGGCAGGACAGCGAAGTGTCCGGCGTGGCCATCCTGCTGCTGATCCTGATGGTGGCCGTGGCACTGCCGATGTACGTGATGGTCTACCGCCTGTGGCGTGACGTCTCGCAGTTGGCACAGGCGGCCCGGCAGATGCGCGACGGACAGCTGGACACGCGTGCGCCACGCGCCGGCACCGCGCTGGTGCGGCCGCTGGCCAATGCCTTCAACCATATGGCCGAGCAACTGCAGCAGCTGCTGGAAAGCCAGCGCGTTCTGGCGCAGGCAGTGGCACATGAAGTGCGCACCCCACTGGCACGGATGCGCTTCGGCCTGGCCGACCTGGAGGACACCGCGCTGGACGAGATCCAGCGTGATGCCCTGGGCGGCCTGCGCACCGACGTTGATCGGCTGCAGCACCTCACCGATGCCGGCGTCGAGTACGCCGCACTCGGTCGCTGCCATCAGCTGACCCGGCAGCGCCTGCAACTGGCGGCACTGGTACGCGGGGTAGTGGCCCAGTTCGCGCCGTTGCCGATGCCCGTGCAGCAGGCGCTGTCGCCGGTCGGCCTGGTCAACGTCAACCGGCACATGCTGGAACTGGCATTGCGCAACCTGCTCGGCAATGCCCTGCGCTACGCACGGCGGCAGATCCGTATCGCCAGCACCGTCAACGACGGCTGGCTATGCCTGCAGGTGGAGGACGACGGCCCCGGCATCGCACCCGAACTGCGCGGCCAGGTGCTTCAACCCTATGTGCGGCTGGATCCGGGCAGCCCCGGGTTCGGCCTCGGTCTGGCGCTGGTGCAGGTAGTGGCCGACAAGCATGGCGGCCACGTTGAAGTGACCGATTCGGAGCTGGGCGGTGCCTGCATCCGCCTGCACCTGCCGCTGGAAAGCGGCGGCGTGGTGGAGTGCGAGGCGGCCTGCTAG
- a CDS encoding winged helix-turn-helix domain-containing protein yields MLDIVLVEDDARLGTMVSDYLQRHGYQVAHERSGERAVTRILTEKPALVLLDVGLPDQDGFEVCRQIRPHYDGIICVLTARTDNIDQVLGLELGADDYIGKPIEPRVLLARLRAHLRRHRRVEPRDGSLRFGELNIDPSTRNVHLQGALLELTTAEFDLLFLLASNAGQILDRDALLRGLRGIAFDGLDRSIDARISRLRRKLGDNPEQPERIKTVRGRGYLFSRSAWG; encoded by the coding sequence ATGCTGGATATCGTACTGGTCGAAGACGATGCCCGCCTGGGTACGATGGTCAGCGACTATCTGCAGCGGCATGGCTACCAGGTGGCCCACGAGCGCAGCGGTGAGCGTGCGGTGACCCGGATCCTGACCGAGAAGCCGGCCCTGGTCCTGCTCGACGTCGGCCTGCCCGATCAGGATGGTTTCGAAGTGTGTCGGCAGATCCGACCCCACTATGACGGCATCATCTGCGTGCTGACCGCCCGCACCGACAACATCGACCAGGTGCTGGGACTGGAGCTGGGCGCCGACGATTACATCGGCAAACCCATCGAACCGCGGGTGCTGCTGGCCCGCCTGCGTGCGCACCTGCGCCGCCATCGCCGGGTCGAACCACGCGACGGCAGCCTGCGCTTCGGCGAGCTGAACATCGACCCGTCCACCCGCAATGTGCACCTGCAGGGCGCCCTGCTGGAACTGACCACCGCCGAGTTCGACCTGCTGTTCCTGCTGGCCAGCAACGCGGGGCAGATCCTCGACCGCGACGCGCTGCTGCGCGGCCTGCGTGGCATCGCCTTTGACGGCCTGGACCGTTCGATCGATGCACGCATCTCACGCCTTCGCCGCAAGCTGGGCGACAACCCTGAACAACCGGAGCGGATCAAGACCGTGCGTGGACGCGGCTACCTGTTCAGCCGCTCGGCATGGGGATGA
- the asnB gene encoding asparagine synthase (glutamine-hydrolyzing) produces MSGVVGAWLPPAADEHLLQQLAPMLRALQQRGRGRIGYWTDAEAGLALGHCRAPTDTPLQPLSSDCGRYVLCLDGRLYNRADLQSQLRDLPRSCSDARLLLQAIVEWGVERALSRIEGAFGFSVWDRESRALWLARDPVGERPLYYGWYQGQFLFASEMKALQAFAGFAPSIDQDALSLLLRHDYVPAPHTIYRGIHKLVAGAMLRIDLNDHAAGGSSQAAQGGSRYWCARDAMQSALQEPLQPAPSLEQATDQLEAVLQKAIAARMHSPLACGAFLSGGTDSSLVTAMMQAQSTLPIEAWTVGFDDPGHDESDWASQVARHLGVQHHLHRMDARQGLDLLQRLPQVWCEPFADASQLPTLLASELLGARKPVALTGDGGDELFFGHPSYGRALRNARLCGGLPDWVRDLARRSGNRMNVERGRLGGWRALVAEVAANDVEGHYLQRVTRWRQPAQVVLGAREPMTIFQQQDTALPAEARIQLLDFRMDLAEGILAKVDRAGMAAGVETRAPLLDMEVVRLAWRLPQHLKYHDGEHKLILKHLLARYLPEPLVYRPKRGFGPPMARWLAGPLRDWAEALLDPQLLRNQGCFDAARVRGIWEAFLRGERKWHTHLWNVLMFQAWHQHWHVNRGR; encoded by the coding sequence ATGAGCGGCGTGGTCGGGGCCTGGCTGCCGCCCGCCGCGGACGAGCACCTGCTGCAGCAGCTGGCGCCGATGCTGCGCGCCCTGCAGCAGCGGGGCCGGGGCCGCATCGGCTACTGGACCGACGCCGAGGCCGGCCTGGCGCTGGGCCATTGCCGGGCACCAACCGATACGCCGTTGCAGCCCCTGAGTTCGGACTGTGGTCGCTACGTGCTGTGCCTGGATGGCCGGTTGTACAACCGGGCCGACCTGCAGTCGCAGCTGCGCGATCTGCCGCGCAGCTGCAGCGATGCGCGGCTGCTGCTGCAGGCGATCGTCGAATGGGGCGTGGAGCGGGCGCTGTCGCGTATCGAAGGCGCGTTCGGCTTCAGCGTCTGGGACCGTGAGTCGCGTGCGTTGTGGCTGGCCCGCGACCCGGTCGGCGAGCGGCCGCTGTACTACGGCTGGTACCAGGGCCAGTTCCTGTTTGCCTCGGAAATGAAGGCGCTTCAGGCCTTCGCCGGCTTTGCCCCGAGCATCGACCAGGATGCGCTGAGCCTGCTGCTGCGCCATGACTACGTGCCGGCACCACACACCATCTACCGCGGCATCCACAAGCTGGTGGCAGGCGCGATGCTGCGCATCGATCTGAATGACCATGCGGCTGGCGGTTCCAGCCAGGCCGCACAGGGCGGCTCACGCTACTGGTGCGCACGCGATGCGATGCAGAGTGCACTGCAGGAACCCCTGCAGCCGGCACCCAGCCTGGAGCAGGCCACCGACCAGCTGGAAGCGGTACTGCAGAAGGCCATTGCCGCACGGATGCACTCGCCGCTGGCCTGCGGCGCGTTCCTGTCCGGTGGCACCGATTCTTCATTGGTAACCGCAATGATGCAGGCGCAGTCGACCCTGCCGATCGAGGCGTGGACGGTCGGCTTCGACGATCCCGGCCATGACGAGAGCGACTGGGCCTCGCAGGTCGCGCGCCACCTGGGCGTGCAGCATCACCTGCACCGCATGGACGCACGCCAGGGGCTGGACCTGCTGCAGCGCCTGCCGCAGGTCTGGTGCGAGCCGTTCGCCGACGCCTCGCAGTTGCCGACCCTGCTGGCCAGTGAACTGCTGGGCGCGCGCAAGCCGGTGGCGCTCACCGGCGACGGTGGCGATGAACTGTTCTTCGGCCACCCCAGCTATGGCCGCGCACTGCGCAATGCGCGCCTGTGCGGTGGCCTGCCGGACTGGGTGCGCGACCTGGCGCGGCGCAGTGGCAACCGCATGAACGTCGAGCGTGGCCGCCTGGGTGGCTGGCGTGCGCTGGTGGCCGAGGTTGCCGCCAACGACGTGGAAGGGCATTACCTGCAGCGTGTGACCCGCTGGCGGCAGCCGGCGCAGGTGGTGCTGGGCGCGCGCGAGCCGATGACGATCTTCCAGCAGCAGGACACCGCGCTGCCGGCCGAGGCGCGCATCCAGCTGCTGGATTTCCGCATGGACCTGGCTGAGGGCATCCTCGCCAAGGTCGATCGTGCGGGCATGGCGGCCGGTGTGGAAACGCGTGCACCGCTGCTGGACATGGAGGTGGTGCGGTTGGCCTGGCGCCTGCCCCAGCACCTGAAGTACCACGATGGCGAGCACAAGCTGATCCTGAAGCACCTGCTGGCGCGCTATCTGCCCGAACCGCTGGTGTATCGCCCCAAGCGCGGCTTCGGGCCGCCGATGGCGCGCTGGTTGGCCGGCCCGCTGCGCGATTGGGCGGAGGCGCTGCTGGACCCGCAGCTGCTGCGCAACCAGGGCTGCTTCGATGCGGCGCGCGTGCGCGGTATCTGGGAGGCGTTCCTGCGCGGTGAGCGCAAGTGGCACACGCACCTGTGGAACGTGTTGATGTTCCAGGCGTGGCACCAGCACTGGCACGTCAATCGCGGGCGTTGA
- a CDS encoding phasin family protein: MAAAFSDRFSDATRQLAAAATRANRLALENAESMFGVQLKVMERNLTATGGWLGELARGEDAAGTLNKGTQLWQDNLQRLGQAQQDMVGLGLQASKAWSELVQGYNQSTADANSH, encoded by the coding sequence ATGGCCGCCGCCTTCAGCGATCGCTTCAGTGATGCCACCCGCCAGCTCGCCGCCGCGGCAACGCGCGCGAACCGGTTGGCATTGGAGAACGCGGAAAGCATGTTCGGCGTGCAGCTGAAGGTGATGGAGCGCAACCTGACCGCGACCGGCGGCTGGCTGGGTGAACTGGCCCGCGGTGAAGACGCGGCCGGGACGCTCAACAAGGGCACGCAGCTGTGGCAGGACAACCTGCAACGGCTGGGCCAGGCCCAGCAGGACATGGTCGGCCTCGGCCTGCAGGCCAGCAAGGCCTGGTCCGAACTGGTGCAGGGCTACAACCAATCAACGGCGGACGCGAACAGTCACTGA
- the queD gene encoding 6-carboxytetrahydropterin synthase QueD, which yields MEIFKVFMLEAAHRLPNVPPGHKCARLHGHSFRVELKVEGEPGAQTGWIMDFGDVKAAFQPIYDRLDHHYLNDIPGLENPTSENLAVWIWNELKPSLPALSEITVHETCTSGCRYRGPAA from the coding sequence ATGGAAATCTTCAAAGTCTTCATGCTCGAGGCGGCGCACCGCCTCCCCAACGTGCCGCCGGGGCACAAGTGCGCGCGCCTGCACGGCCACTCGTTCCGGGTGGAACTGAAGGTCGAGGGCGAGCCGGGTGCGCAGACCGGCTGGATCATGGACTTCGGCGACGTGAAGGCGGCCTTCCAGCCGATCTACGACCGCCTGGACCATCACTACCTCAATGACATCCCCGGCCTGGAGAACCCGACCAGCGAGAACCTGGCGGTGTGGATCTGGAACGAACTCAAGCCCAGCCTGCCGGCGCTGAGCGAGATCACCGTGCATGAAACCTGCACCTCGGGCTGCCGTTACCGCGGCCCGGCGGCCTGA
- a CDS encoding TonB-dependent receptor plug domain-containing protein, with protein sequence MPKHTLLVAALAVALAAPLSAAAETSADASGEASTLAAVRVTGSNIKRTDTEASNPVQVIGRQQLEQTGKATVADVLRSISANTGNASNETTNNGWASGSAGIGLRGLSQKNTLVLLNGRRLANYGFPAGGLSDTFVDLNALPLVAVERIEVLKDGASAVYGSDAVAGVVNIITRQNFEGAEIGGSFGGADQGGLHEQNLKFVGGLGDLDTDGYNILFSLQGYNRERLDQDERNLTKSGIYTDAPGGRWNGWSAKGARYLVNGVSVPMLDANGNCPTGTTRVASAPIDGLAGDTCGFNQAPFTTLIPSTKRYQAYANGTFRLNDNVEAFGEVLYSQIKSAAWFGSSPFFTLESGRFALNANSGLAEPVSSLLPANNPYNPYGRAIPIEYTFFDLGGTIKTNRSTAYRGVFGLRGTTANWDWEVAAFGARSSERESVSGGFANRWALADALATGSYNLLNPAATPQSVRDSINIATLRPAESKLQGIDAKISGSLGHTWAGEIGFAAGAEWRREKLDSNNPWQIDAGLQVRPAIAEVHGQRQVSAAYAEVNVPLASTLELSAAARADHYDDFGDAFSPKIGLRWQPLDFLLVRASASKGFRAPSLSENSNSTSIAYGSVVDPRDPDVPGSRQNPTFFTVGNNELKPERTRSVNFGVVLSPWANTNVSVDYYRIQLDNLVGTNNTQTLVNDNVAGAVQRDERGKLQAVYNRYQNLSELKTSGIDVELRQRIPTAALGDFTVSSAYTHVRDYRRPTVVGGPLVDYAGSNLGATLPKDKATTTLDWKYGDFNAAVTWYYTSSYRQEASTAAKAVQQQVGSYSQYDLYLAYTGVDKLTVYAKVQNLADKTPPYDASFPGIRAPYDFSQYDLRGRYFTLGFDYRF encoded by the coding sequence ATGCCCAAGCACACCCTGCTCGTGGCGGCCCTGGCCGTCGCTCTGGCCGCGCCTTTGTCCGCCGCCGCCGAAACCTCCGCCGACGCCAGTGGCGAAGCCAGCACCCTGGCCGCCGTGCGCGTCACCGGTTCCAACATCAAGCGCACCGATACCGAGGCCTCCAACCCGGTGCAGGTGATCGGCCGCCAGCAGCTGGAACAGACCGGCAAGGCCACCGTGGCCGATGTGCTGCGCTCGATCTCGGCCAACACCGGCAACGCCAGCAACGAAACCACCAACAACGGCTGGGCCTCCGGCTCGGCCGGCATCGGCCTGCGTGGCCTGTCGCAGAAAAACACGCTGGTGCTGCTCAACGGCCGCCGCCTGGCCAACTACGGATTCCCGGCCGGTGGCCTGTCCGACACCTTCGTCGACCTCAACGCGCTGCCGCTGGTCGCGGTCGAGCGCATTGAAGTGCTCAAGGACGGCGCCTCGGCGGTGTACGGCTCCGATGCCGTGGCCGGCGTGGTCAACATCATCACCCGGCAGAACTTCGAAGGCGCCGAGATCGGCGGCAGCTTCGGCGGTGCCGACCAGGGTGGCCTGCACGAGCAGAACCTGAAGTTCGTCGGCGGCCTCGGTGATCTCGACACCGATGGCTACAACATCCTCTTCAGCCTGCAGGGCTACAACCGCGAGCGCCTGGACCAGGACGAGCGCAACCTGACCAAGAGCGGCATCTACACCGATGCGCCGGGTGGCCGCTGGAACGGCTGGTCGGCCAAGGGCGCGCGCTACCTGGTCAACGGCGTGTCGGTGCCGATGCTCGATGCCAACGGCAACTGCCCGACCGGTACCACCCGCGTTGCCAGCGCACCGATCGACGGCCTCGCCGGTGACACCTGCGGTTTCAACCAGGCACCGTTCACCACGCTGATTCCTTCGACCAAGCGCTACCAGGCCTACGCCAACGGTACTTTCCGCCTGAACGACAACGTCGAAGCCTTCGGCGAAGTGCTGTACAGCCAGATCAAGAGCGCCGCGTGGTTCGGTAGCAGCCCATTCTTCACCCTGGAGAGCGGCCGCTTCGCACTGAACGCGAACAGCGGCCTCGCCGAGCCGGTGTCGTCGCTGCTGCCGGCCAACAATCCGTACAACCCGTATGGCCGTGCGATTCCGATCGAATACACCTTCTTCGACCTCGGCGGCACGATCAAGACCAACCGCTCAACCGCCTATCGCGGTGTGTTCGGCCTTCGTGGCACCACCGCCAACTGGGACTGGGAAGTGGCTGCATTCGGTGCGCGCAGCAGCGAGCGCGAGAGCGTGTCCGGCGGCTTCGCCAATCGCTGGGCGCTGGCCGATGCGCTGGCCACCGGCAGCTACAACCTGCTGAACCCGGCGGCCACGCCGCAGTCGGTGCGCGATTCCATCAACATCGCCACGCTGCGCCCGGCCGAGTCCAAGCTACAGGGGATCGACGCCAAGATCTCCGGCAGCCTGGGCCACACCTGGGCCGGTGAGATCGGCTTTGCTGCCGGTGCCGAATGGCGCCGCGAGAAGCTCGACTCCAACAACCCGTGGCAGATCGATGCCGGCCTGCAGGTGCGCCCGGCCATTGCCGAAGTGCATGGCCAGCGCCAGGTCAGTGCCGCCTACGCCGAAGTAAACGTGCCGCTGGCCTCGACGCTGGAGCTGTCCGCCGCCGCGCGCGCCGATCACTACGATGACTTCGGCGATGCGTTCTCGCCGAAGATCGGCCTGCGCTGGCAGCCGCTGGATTTCCTGCTGGTGCGTGCGTCGGCGTCGAAGGGCTTCCGTGCACCATCGCTGTCGGAGAACTCCAACAGCACCAGCATCGCCTACGGCAGCGTGGTCGATCCGCGTGATCCGGACGTGCCGGGCTCGCGCCAGAATCCGACCTTCTTCACCGTCGGCAACAACGAACTGAAGCCCGAGCGTACCAGGAGCGTGAACTTCGGCGTGGTGCTGTCGCCGTGGGCCAACACCAACGTGAGCGTGGACTACTACCGCATCCAGCTGGACAACCTGGTCGGCACCAACAACACCCAGACCCTGGTCAACGACAACGTGGCCGGCGCGGTGCAGCGCGATGAGCGTGGCAAGCTGCAGGCGGTCTACAACCGCTACCAGAACCTGAGCGAGCTGAAGACCTCGGGCATCGATGTCGAGCTGCGCCAGCGCATCCCGACCGCGGCACTGGGTGACTTCACCGTGTCCTCGGCCTACACCCACGTGCGTGACTACCGTCGCCCGACCGTGGTCGGTGGCCCGCTGGTGGACTACGCCGGCAGCAACCTGGGCGCGACCCTGCCCAAGGACAAGGCCACCACCACGCTGGACTGGAAGTACGGCGACTTCAACGCGGCGGTGACCTGGTACTACACCAGCAGCTATCGCCAGGAAGCGAGCACCGCCGCCAAGGCCGTGCAGCAGCAGGTCGGCAGCTACAGCCAGTACGACCTCTACCTGGCCTACACCGGCGTCGACAAGCTGACCGTGTACGCCAAGGTGCAGAACCTGGCCGACAAGACGCCGCCGTATGACGCCTCGTTCCCCGGCATCCGCGCGCCGTACGACTTCAGCCAGTACGACCTGCGCGGCCGCTACTTCACGCTGGGCTTCGATTACCGCTTCTGA